The Silene latifolia isolate original U9 population chromosome Y, ASM4854445v1, whole genome shotgun sequence sequence TCTGTAGAAGTAGACACACtcatcttcatctttcacgaatcTTGAAGCATAATGAGCAAGATCATTGAATTTGTCGGTGAAACCTTGAACGAGTAGTCCTCCTTGATTGAAATCAATGaactccttcaatctttgttCCTTGAGTTCCTTAGGGTAGAAACGAGTTTCCACAAGAGACTTGAAGCGGTTCCGATCAAAGTTAGGATCTTGAGTAACGGTAGCACTAGTCAAAGTCCACCACCCATCGGCTTCATTCGCCAGGAAATGAGAGGCTAACTTCAACTTCTCTCTCTCTTGGACATCAAAAAGAGAGAAATTCTTCTCCATGTCACGAAACCACTCCGAAAGCTCAATAGGATCCACTTCCCGTCCATGGGTcctatgtaatactacggatttttataagctaagtactcgaccgagtagagcctactcggccgagtagtgtcaagagtgtagtctgtttgggttctgtcgaggaatactcggccg is a genomic window containing:
- the LOC141628346 gene encoding uncharacterized protein LOC141628346, translating into MEKNFSLFDVQEREKLKLASHFLANEADGWWTLTSATVTQDPNFDRNRFKSLVETRFYPKELKEQRLKEFIDFNQGGLLVQGFTDKFNDLAHYASRFVKDEDECVYFYRNKLNPKLECMVRRDSTTFVAVYDDALWAENCLKAIEDDAKPRSFSNSYHPNIHGSRPFVPSSSSVFANKKRSLPRDQEPRVQDPSGQVSRPRY